From the genome of Nocardia sp. NBC_01503, one region includes:
- a CDS encoding 2TM domain-containing protein, producing MERKHKLRADVIAYVVVNLFLVGVWAVTGLGYFWPGWVIAGWGVLLLLDAITIYTHRPVTGAEIERELRSRN from the coding sequence GTGGAACGGAAGCACAAGCTGCGGGCCGATGTGATCGCCTATGTGGTGGTCAACCTGTTCCTGGTCGGCGTATGGGCCGTTACCGGGTTAGGGTATTTCTGGCCCGGCTGGGTGATCGCCGGGTGGGGAGTGCTGTTGCTGCTCGACGCGATCACCATCTACACCCATCGTCCGGTGACCGGTGCGGAGATCGAGCGCGAGTTACGCTCGCGAAACTAG
- a CDS encoding flavodoxin domain-containing protein: MTSDNNHRIEHAVLIVYASAAGSTAQMAEFMAQRMRDKQLHVRVEPVDRAPDPGLFAAVVLGSAIHNGRFLPGFADYIQRHAATLKQQPNWLFSAGMGPALHGPVGAIFKRITPPEITECRTAVDSNEYRAFAGVVARPPDLRTRLLVRLFGCPLGDLRDWTAIAAWTDGITSWIDNTLPATRFPATGNLGE; this comes from the coding sequence ATGACCTCCGACAACAACCACCGTATCGAACATGCGGTGCTCATCGTCTACGCGTCCGCGGCGGGTTCGACCGCCCAGATGGCCGAGTTCATGGCACAACGCATGCGGGACAAGCAGTTACACGTCCGTGTCGAACCCGTCGACCGCGCACCCGACCCCGGCCTGTTCGCGGCGGTGGTGCTGGGCAGTGCCATCCACAACGGCCGTTTCCTGCCCGGCTTCGCCGACTACATCCAACGCCATGCCGCCACCCTGAAACAGCAACCGAACTGGTTGTTCAGCGCCGGAATGGGCCCCGCGCTGCATGGTCCGGTAGGAGCGATCTTCAAGCGGATCACTCCACCCGAGATCACCGAATGCCGAACCGCGGTCGACAGCAACGAATACCGCGCCTTCGCCGGCGTCGTCGCCCGTCCGCCCGACTTGCGGACCCGGCTGCTGGTCCGACTCTTCGGCTGTCCCCTCGGCGACCTACGTGATTGGACCGCGATCGCCGCCTGGACCGACGGCATCACCAGCTGGATCGACAACACCCTGCCCGCCACCCGCTTCCCGGCCACCGGCAACCTCGGCGAGTAG